DNA from Carboxydocella sporoproducens DSM 16521:
CGTTCCCGTCTGCGTCGAGGTCCTCGACGTACCTCCAGTACGCCTGCGGCCTCTCCTTGCCGGCGCCTTGTCATACTCGCTTCTAAAAAACCTCAGTAAGCTCGGTTGATTATCGACTTCGCATTACTGCGTCATCTGCTCGTCTCTAACCAACCTCAGTATGACTGCTGCCCGGGTTCGAACTTCGAACTTCGTACCTCGAACTTCGAATCTCGTATCAGCGACGTTAGTTATAATATCACATCGGCAGCGTTTTTGTCAACAACCAGTTTTTATTTTTCTCGCGCCCTGCAGTGCTGTCTGCCGGGCGCTTGCTTATATTAACACATCTTAAATTCATCTGTCAACACCTTTTTATGATTTTTTTTAGCCGTGTTTCTCCCTCACCATTTAGCAGTATATCCAATAACTCGTGTTCCTTTATCCAGTAACAGCAGCTGTCTTCTTCATCAATTACACACACCAGATTGTATCCGCCTGCCCGCAATTTTTCCACCAGTTCTAGTACCGTTAACTGCGAACCTGCTACCAGCACCTGGCCTTCTGCCAGCATGAGATTTTGCTCGATTCGGTGTCTTTCCAGAAGCGTTCTCCAGATTAAATAGGGTGTAGAGGCTTTTTCCTTCCGAGCTGTATATAGAAGAAAAAAGGCCACCAAAAAGAAATCCAGACCGGTTATGCCCAGATAAAGGCCAACCAGGCCCAGTAGCATAAGGCTCAAAGCCAGTCCACTGCTGAGATATAACGTCAGTTCAGTTGCCCGTTTCAAACCTAATTTTGTGGCCAGTAGTGCCCGGTGGATTCTCCCCCCATCCAGGGGTAAAGCAGGCAAAAGATTAAATACCAGCAACAATACATTAATTCGCCAGAAGTATTGCAGGCCAGGCCAATCATAGTCCACCTCCTGGGGTAAACCCAGCTTTTGGCCTGCGAAGAACAGAATCAGCAAGTTAAAATTAAAGGCTGGCCCGGCAGCAGCTATTATAATATCAGTAAATGGCTTAAGCTCCAGAGGGCCTTCCAGGCGTGCCACTCCACCTACCGGCAACAGCTCTATCTCTCTGACTCGAATCCCCAGCAGCCTTGCTACGAGAGCATGGGCCAGCTCATGGCCTGTTACCAGCAAAAAAACCAGCAAAGCCTTGTACAACAGCCCGGTAAAAAAATAGAAGGCCAGGAGGGCCAGAAACCAGGGATTGATCCTGAAGCGCATCTGTATCCCTCCCGGCTAGATGTTGT
Protein-coding regions in this window:
- a CDS encoding M50 family metallopeptidase — encoded protein: MRFRINPWFLALLAFYFFTGLLYKALLVFLLVTGHELAHALVARLLGIRVREIELLPVGGVARLEGPLELKPFTDIIIAAAGPAFNFNLLILFFAGQKLGLPQEVDYDWPGLQYFWRINVLLLVFNLLPALPLDGGRIHRALLATKLGLKRATELTLYLSSGLALSLMLLGLVGLYLGITGLDFFLVAFFLLYTARKEKASTPYLIWRTLLERHRIEQNLMLAEGQVLVAGSQLTVLELVEKLRAGGYNLVCVIDEEDSCCYWIKEHELLDILLNGEGETRLKKIIKRC